A stretch of the Ptychodera flava strain L36383 chromosome 18, AS_Pfla_20210202, whole genome shotgun sequence genome encodes the following:
- the LOC139117668 gene encoding toll-like receptor 6: protein MGFICASAAAEAECKVFKTTHVDCAYRDLTAIPKNLPSSSTHLDLSYNSIPSLTPGCFGNLYSLEELTMHFSGGLIIDADAFKGLHKLRSLIFDGNGYITFVNGRLNDLPSLKTLEFPIKTFCNMPDDLLSNLMNLSKLTIHLNPIDDENQNSIYVPPSLFRGLEHLEELNIIGPLDSFSANFSSVSFKDLGNNLLHQREFEMSNYPLQNLSRLATLTLDSWGFKIVVVIVASLVKRFHWHMRYAYFHIKLRLGGYQLQINDEERPINKRYDAFVVYNQNDSDWVIHELSPHLENIDPPNFKLCIHERDFIPGNDIFENVLDSIEQSKKTMLILSPDFAASEWCYFETRMVHRCLIEEKRDIIIMVSLKKIPDDDMPRILRNILLNKTYLEWPENEIGRRLFWEKLKVALRPDCKAKRMADPH from the exons ATGGGCTTCATTTGCGCCTCTGCTGCAGCGGAAGCGGAATGTAAAGTCTTCAAGACAACTCATGTCGACTGTGCATACAGAGATTTGACGGCTATACCAAAGAATTTGCCATCATCATCAACACACCTGGATCTCTCTTATAACTCCATCCCAAGTCTTACGCCAGGCTGCTTTGGAAATCTGTACTCACTGGAAGAGTTGACAATGCATTTTTCTGGAGGTCTAATTATTGATGCGGATGCATTCAAAGGACTACACAAGTTGCGGTCGCTGATATTCGACGGCAATGGCTACATAACATTCGTTAACGGAAGGCTTAACGACTTACCCAGTCTGAAAACACTTGAGTTTCCAATCAAGACTTTCTGTAACATGCCAGATGACCTGTTGTCCAATCTCATGAATTTATCGAAGCTTACGATACATTTAAACCCCATAGATGACGAGAACCAGAATTCTATCTATGTACCACCCTCACTCTTTCGAGGCTTGGAACATCTAGAAGAACTCAATATCATTGGCCCGTTGGACTCGTTTTCAGCAAACTTTTCAAGTGTATCATTCAAGGATCTAG GTAACAATTTGCTTCATCAACGGGAATTTGAGATGAGCAACTATCCATTACAAAATCTCAGCCGCCTTGCCACACTAACGTTAGACTCTTGGGGTTTCAAAA TTGTAGTGGTAATTGTTGCGTCATTGGTAAAGCGGTTTCACTGGCACATGCGCTATGCTTACTTCCACATTAAGCTGAGACTGGGTGGATATCAGCTCCAAATCAATGACGAGGAACGCCCAATAAATAAACGATATGACGCATTTGTTGTTTACAACCAAAATGACAGCGATTGGGTCATACATGAATTGAGTCCTCATCTGGAGAACATTGATCCGCctaatttcaaactttgcataCATGAACGGGATTTCATACCTGGTAACGATATTTTTGAGAATGTTCTTGATAGTATCGAGCAGAGCAAGAAAACCATGCTGATCCTGTCTCCAGATTTTGCTGCGAGTGAATGGTGTTACTTTGAAACGAGAATGGTGCATAGGTGTTTAATCGAAGAGAAACGAGATATCATTATCATGGTATCGCTGAAAAAAATCCCTGATGATGACATGCCTCGTATTTTACGTAACATCCTGCTGAACAAAACATACTTGGAGTGGCCTGAAAATGAAATAGGTCGAAGGTTGTTCTGGGAAAAGTTGAAAGTCGCACTGAGACCAGACTGTAAAGCAAAACGAATGGCCGACCCACATTAG
- the LOC139117667 gene encoding toll-like receptor 2 type-2, giving the protein MVELGLECNLVFMISLPLACFIVVVIIIGILVKRFHRHMCFALFHIKLKLGGYQLQINDEDQPINKRYDAFVVYNENDSDWVNNELVPNLENIDPPNFRLCIHERDFIPGNEIIDNILESIENSTKTMLILSPDFAASEWCYFEMRMAQSCLFEEKRDIIVMISLKRIPDGDMPRILHNLLKTKSYLEWPENEMGRELFWEKLKVALRSDSRVNRVANL; this is encoded by the coding sequence ATGGTTGAACTTGGCTTGGAATGCAATTTAGTGTTCATGATCTCGTTACCATTGGCATGTTTCATAGTTGTAGTGATCATCATCGGCATACTGGTAAAGCGGTTTCACAGGCACATGTGTTTTGCGTTGTTCCATATCAAACTGAAACTAGGTGGGTATCAGCTCCAAATCAATGATGAGGACCAACCAATCAATAAACGATATGACGCATTCGTTGTTTACAACGAAAATGACAGTGATTGGGTCAACAATGAATTAGTCCCTAATCTGGAGAATATCGATCCGCCTAATTTCAGACTCTGCATTCACGAACGGGATTTCATTCCGGGCAATGAAATTATTGATAACATTCTAGAAAGTATCGAGAACAGCACGAAAACCATGCTAATACTGTCTCCAGATTTTGCTGCGAGTGAAtggtgttactttgaaatgaggATGGCACAGAGTTGTCTATTTGAAGAGAAACGAGATATTATTGTAATGATATCACTGAAGAGAATCCCTGATGGTGATATGCCTCGTATTTTACATAATCTTCTTAAAACCAAGAGCTATCTGGAGTGGCCTGAAAATGAAATGGGTAGAGAGTTGTTCTGGGAAAAGTTGAAAGTCGCACTCCGATCAGACAGTAGAGTAAACCGAGTGGCTAACCTGTAA